The Mangifera indica cultivar Alphonso chromosome 12, CATAS_Mindica_2.1, whole genome shotgun sequence DNA window TTGATATTCACTAGACCAATTTTGTTGGATAAAAACGAACTATCTTCATTCGACAAAGAGacatcatctttgtctcttcaacTAAACAAAGTCGAATCGTCTTTGTCTGGTGACCTTTTGATGTCGATCTGTTGACCTGACGAAGACAATTCGTTTTCATCCAATTAAAGAGACAAAAACAGctaatcatcttcatctcttcattAGACTAAGATGGTTTGTCTTTATCCGATAAAATTGGTCTGGTGAACATCGATAGctagagaagaagatggtgggaaCAATATCTAATCATCAAAGATAAAAGGAAATACCCTAAGAgggaaatattgttttttaaagtttaattataacgaaaaactattaattttttcaattaagagagaaaaatgatataaatgttttaggttttagagtttagtgataaaataacgattttacctttatctctaacaaaaaattctaataaaattcaatttatagatgagtgtttagattttttaactgatataaatatatttttgagattgagttaaaacttggataaaaaatatcttttatcctaaatttaTTTACCATATTCGAAATTATAATACTAAATCGTATATGTAACAATTATAAATTACACAGGTGGCACCATTGGGATAAATTAAAGGTCGAATCACTAGTGTCCACCTAAACTTTCATGAAATAACTGTTTTTCGCTGAAATATCTTCTTTTACCTcctatttgataaaattgttaataaaattaattaattttcttataaaattagtGAAAAGACGCAAATTTGCAATGTTATGTTGTTTGGTTGTATTTCAACTTGCTAGTTGTTGAAAAATTTTTCATGCAAAATATGTCCAACCACTAAAGTATAAATACTAtcaattcccacccaaaatcaaacaacaattaatttaatcataaagaTAAAGGGTGTATAGGTTTGTTCTAACACTTCTAGTGCATGTGTCTTTTGCAATTTGCATATGTATACTTAACCCTAATCCTAGTGAACCATTATCTTTCTAATAAATTTCCCAatgactaattaaaaataaataattaaaaaatatatatacagtCATGGACATTGTTTGATTGTGATTTAAGACTTCAACCAACTCTTTGTAATGATCTAACATACTCTACAGTTGTCTCTACCTAGTTTAGTCTTGTCTAATATTCTCGTGGTGACACTaactattgttaattttttatataccccaatcttatttattaaatctcaTTTAacataatggaaaaaaaatcaatggcataaaaaattgtaaattacattttccacccaagatttagtctAAAATCTTTCTTTTCACCTCTTGAATAtatgaatcatattttttcatgtaaaatctaaacagaaaatgataattttctgtTTAgagttttttcctcttttctccGACAATAATCTACCGTCGATCATCCTTCCTCTTACCTTATCTCTTTCTCCAGGTCTCTCTTCGACCACCAATCgaaaaaaattatctgaaaatCTAGACTATTTTCATCTGAAAATTCAGATAAAAGTCATCTGGATGATGATGTTTAGACGAATCGTCTGAATGTATCATCACCCAAACAAAGAGATCACTTGGTTCAAATCTGATCCTACTTGGATCACAATTGTTACAATAGTTTACAAACAAAGAGCCAAGCCAAGAATAAAATATAGGGCTGAAGGCTAGAATAACCTTAAAATAAAATGGATcaagataataacaataaaaattagagGATCAAGcgattttattaatattttgcatgcatatttttttaaaaaagattatttttcaaaataaaaaagagttagCTGACTCATCTTAACACACCATCTATGGCAGTTGAAGGtttcattttatcttatttaagcACAAGACAATAGATAAACGGTTTGGTTAATGGTGGTTGTTTTATCATTGTGAAAGTTTCAAGTTTTTTGGTATTATGGCTcgaaaaattttcttgttttgtgTTTGGATGCTGGAtaaattgtttcttttgaagATAATTCATGAATGTAACacgaaaataaaatatttaaaaatgaggGTTTTTGTGAGAATTTTGAGAtgtttaagttattattataaaaaatatgataaaggTCAAAAAAGGTATTTAACTGGTGAAAACTGGTCATGCCCAATTCATCTGGGTTGACACTGATTGAGGGTGGAAAAATGATTTGGGAAGTCAAATTTCAGCCTATAGAATTTTAGTAAGTCATTTTGATTTTGGGATTGAGATTACTAAAAGgctacaatttttaaaaatattttattttcacattttgaTTTTGGTATGGTAAGTTATTCTTTATTAACTCTAAGTCTATTTTgctttataaattaaaatattataaaaagacATGTTTTGTTCTTAGAAAACATGTTAGGAcatgttaatattattaaatgtgTTTGGTTTACATCTGATAATAAATTGGCTTATTGTAGTATGGAAGTTAGCAGAGATTCTCaaattatttgtacaaaaaTGCTGAACACATGTGGGTGTGACCCACTTAAATGTCCTTTATTATTTGTAACAAAAACCATGaaataattatgatttcatattCAATAGACACAACATCTTTGATGAgacatcaaattttaatataaattaaacttgTAATTCCCTGCTATAAAGAATGTTAATTACATTGACATAGGTTAATAATGATCAATAACATAtgttgggatattaattaaaataggcaagaGGATTCTcgtctaaacctttttcgacAACAATTACTCTGTTTTACCTTTCTAAGcaaatcattttttcattccaaaaatatccctaatctaatttttcaaatttaacgcGTGACTTTCCCCGATTAATTGATTCCTACCacgaaaatcattaatattagattaagattaaatcatctgaaataaataaaatttataaattaaaaaagggattaatatttaaaaaataatttatttttatatataaaaaataatggatatataaaaaatgataaatttttctttaaattatctgtaatgaaaaatatataaaaatttcttttttataaaataattgaagtgaatttggatatttataaaataatctattttataaaataatttattaaataatatatatttataaaataatctatttttataaaatagattaaattttatttttacaaaaacagGTTGCAGTgaatttggtaaggggtgcgtgACTTTGGTAAGGCGTGCGACactttggtaaggggtgcgggtgTGTGCGTTCAGGTGCTCGCGCGCTGGTGCGTGCGTGCTTGCGGGCGCGCACCCGCACCCTTCCAGCAAATTGCCGCACCCCTTcagcaattcccgcaccctttcagcaattacTGAACGGGTGCGACAAGGGTGCGGGTTGCATGGCTCGGTGCGTGCGCTGagtaatgaaaatataaaattattaagaaatgtCAGAGATGCAATTCAAAACGTCAACCAAGCCAGGAGGAGATAGTCTcgccaaaacaaaaaatttaccgACGCACCATTCACCGTCCCAAAACCGTCGTCGAAAAACATCACGGCAATGTCGTCCGAGTCATCTGAGTTGTCttaggtatatatttattgcTAACATTGATTCCGCTTTCGGACATTGGACGAGATTTAggttttcctttcttctttcgTTTGATGCATCGATGTAGATTAGTTAGTTGATTATAGTTTTGATTATGCGATTGATTTTGCCGGTGCGACGTTGTTGGTTTAATATATGcgattttgttgattgattaTTGATTGTGTTAGTTTGGTTCGGCGTTATGGGAGGAGGGGGTGTTTATTTTGGAGTGCCGATTTGCATGTTGACACCGTTCACACACACATTCACACCTACAGACCACCACTGACACTTGCACGCACCCTCAACGCATCCACGCACCCCTTAAACATCTTGCCGCACCCCAACACagtttgccgcaccctttcggAAACTCACACACCGCTTAACACtttgccgcaccctttcggAAACTcacgcaccccttaacactttgCCACACCCCTTTGCTtttccacgcacccttttacattTTGTCGCACCCCTTTGCACTTCCACGCACCCGTTTAGGAACTGCTGCACCCCTTTGCatttccacgcaccctttcacattttgcCGCACCCCCTTGCACTTCCATGCACCCGTTTGcactttcatgcacccttttaaCATTTTGCCGCACCCTTTAGCAGCTTCCCACACCCTTTtgcattttcacgcaccccttaacactttccCCATGCTTTTCAGATTTTATATGACCTGTTtgcaatttgattgattaaacaTGTTTGCAATTTACTCGATTATATTGATTGTTATTTGATAATGTTTATATTGATTGTAATTTCCCATTTTTCTGATTTTCCGAATATGTTTGTTTTTGGGGATTTTAGGAAACTGGGGTTAACGAACGTCCTGGTGAAAGGAGGTACAACAAAGGCCATTATTTTTTGCCAAAGTTAAAAGTTAGAGGTCATGTGGATACTGTCCAAGCAATCAAAAATTCTCTTACCCATGCCCAGAAAAGAATGTTCAAAACATGTTGTTTCGGGCGATTTTTAAAGATGGAGACTTTGAAGCATAGCTCCAATTTATTGCATTCTGTGCTATTCCGACAAATCAACAAAGGAGTGGTGGGAGAGGAATTATGGTTTCGGCTTAATGGGGTAGATTGCAGATTTAGCCCTGTTGAGTTTGCCCTTATTACTGGATTAAAATTCAGTAGAGAAATAGGAAAGTGTAAGGTTATCGGAAAACCCCAATTGAATTCTAAGTATTTTGGAGGTAAAAAAGCTGTTACCTATGGTGATCTCGCAACAGTATTTAAAGAAAGAGCATGGATAAACAATTATGAGGATGCCATTAAAATATCGGCCCTATATCTGTTTCACTTTGCATTATTAGGATCAGACAATAGAAAAACTATTTCAGAACATATTTTACATATTGTAGATGATTGAAATACTTTTAACTCGTATCCTTGGGGTACTCTCGTTTGGAGGTTGACTGTTAAATCTTTAGGTGAAGCTTTACAAAAACAGTATAACGAAGTTTCCAAATTATATCCGCTGCACTCAGAAGATATCCCAATATTAACTTACGAGATAAGAGGATACACTTTAGTATTTcaggtaatattaatttttttttaatattttatgagtatatattttttattattttgtttatttatagtatatacatttatttttgaaatgacaGGTTTGGATCTACGAGACACTTAATAATTTACAAAGTTTTGTGACTTGTAAATCGGTGAAGAGAATTCCTCAAATGTTAAGATAGAGAAGTTTAGATGGTCCAAGCTGGGAGGACATGGATTGTATTTTGAACTCTTCTGAAgtaagatattatatttttcaatagtaTTTGTTGGTAGTTTATCATATCTCTCTCtgaataaactattttttgaatatttttaggaAGTTGTCACCCCTCGGTTGATTGCATCCAGAGTTGAGAGACAATCACCACATTACGAAGATGTTATGAATTACATTGATGATCCAGAAGATTCTGATACTACTCCTGCCATTATAACATCTCCTCCAGACATCTAACTTGGTGTAGCCTGCCCTCCAGATATCCTATCTACACTTGTAAGTTAGAATACTCCCATTCGTAGGCGACGAAGTTCATTTGTTAGTAGTCCTATGCCATCAGTTATGCAGCCACCTGAGCGTAGTGCTTTTATATCATCGCCTCCGCGGGCCGAAGAAACACATACTTGCATGCCTATGGGTGAATCTACCCAGAtagatgatgataaatttgataagcTTCAAGAGCTTCTACAAGGGTTTATACAAAAAGTTAATGAACGACTTGAAAACATTGATGAGCGGCAAACACTACTTGAAACACGTCAAACATCCATGGAAGCTAAGTTATCGGATCTTCAACAAACATACAATCCAAACCCAACAAGCCCAACAGCAGAAGCGGTATGTATTTAAACTATATTCTAACGTAAAATATTTTcgattaatagaataatattattttgaaaattaacaaatgttttttttgttattttcaggATGAACCAACTGAAGTACTGTTTGAGTATATTGACCATTTTGATACGACTATCCAGCAAACAACGGATGTCACAAATGAAACTCCATTAGAGCACCGTTCCATTACTGGGAGGACATTACGCGGAAGGATAATGAAGAAGGGTAAAACACTTCGGAGCCCATACACCGATCCTTTCAAACATTGTCGTGCACGAGAGGTGTATCAACCACCCTCTTTGGAGGAAGTAGAAAATAATATGTATGAATATTTGCAATGATACGGGGACCCTCCAGAACCGGGTTTGGgcaatacttatttatatggacCGTGTGATAAAATTAAGTGGTGGAAGCTAATAACCGAAGATAACCAATGGTTACTGGATCAGGTATATTAATCTGTAAATGCAaaagtttcattatttttactcaatattttaatttattttataatgtttgctcacttgtaatattattttacttttcagcaTATTGATAGTTATTTAGTGGTATTACGATATACATTTCCGAATGCTAAATGGACTTGTGCGGAAACTTCGTTTGATTGGTGGTTAccacatataataaaagaacgagaaaattataaattagataattatcaatggccaaaattattattagatccGATTGAAGGGATAAATGATCCAGACTTACATAGAGGTTATATCTCATGGGCTAACATTGATCGGGTAtgtatcatttaaattaatacaaatatattatttgtgtaagtatattttagaaagtaaaaattttactGATGGGAATGAATTTCTTGCATTACAGGTTTATATTCCGATCAATTATGAATCTCAACACTGGGCATGCGGTGAATTGGACCTAAATGCATGGACTTTGACGGTGTATGACTCATCGAAGGCATTTTTTGGATCTACAGAAAGATTCCTGGAGGCTATGATACGATATTCTTATCTTCCGGTTATTATTAGTGCGACCAACTATTCGGAGTCATAGGGTCTGGAGCCAAAGTTAGATCCATTGACTATTACTAGATGTGTAGATGTACCACAACAAGACACTGCCTCCGGTGATTGTGGGATATTcgcaatatatattttagagtatctCGCAACTAgtaagagattaaattttaggggcAAAAATGCTTCCTATATGTGTTGCGTTCTTGCATCCAAAATATGGAAGCATGGCGGGAATTCAATCTTTCTCTGATATTTTGCATTATATATCAacttataaatatttcttttttttaatagtatgtaaatttaatatatttattttgtattgattGGTTAAGATGTACTAAGTTTTAGTCATATGCATGGGTTGATTTTTTTAGGAAGTTTCGGGTAtttaatattgcatattttgattgatatatTGATGTGGCTGGAGTTTGGGttgatggataaatatatatattggagtgcAGTTTCTTTGAATTTGGTATATACAGGTTGGGAAATATTGAAATTACAGAGGAGATGCTGCCGAAATTTTTAAGTAACACTGTTAATGATTGTCTAAATGATTATGCTAATTTGCTAAATTTGTATTCGAGGCtgagaataacaaaaacagAATTTGCAATTGTATTCCGGGCtgagaataacaaaaacagaaaaaaataggATTTGCAATTGAATGGTGGATCTTAACGACAACAATCTCCATGGAAGAATGCCTAAATGTGTCAATAATTTCAATGCCATGGTGACAATAAACCCTTCCCCAAATAACACTATAAAATACTTATCTACCCGAATGACAAATTTTCAGGTGGAATATTTGAGGATGCAATAGTTGAGATGAAAGGAAAAGTGAGGAAATACAATACCATTTTAAATTTGGTGAGAAGCATTGACTTATCCAACATATGTTTATTGGAGAAGTTTTTATGGAAGTGACAAAGCTCAAAGCATTGCAATCACTGAAGTTATCTCACAATTTCTTCACTGGCAAAATTTTTTAGCATATTGGTGCAATGACATCTTTGGAATCAATTGATTTGTCTACCAACCAACTTCAAGGCAATATCCCTAAAAGTAtgtcaagtttgaatttttttggataatctGAACTTGTCCAATAACCACTTGACAGGGAAAATTCCTTGAGGCACTCAACTTCAAACTTTTGATGCATCCTCTTTCATCAACAATGAACTTACAAATTATTAGTTGAACAAATATAAAGGAAAGAATGAGCATTTTTACACTGTAATAGTGCTGAAGAAAAAGTAGTGTAAATTATGAAAgtatttactattattatttttctaccAGTTCTGGCAGCTCAAAGGTCTACAGATGATAGTGGAAGACTTGGAGTCTTCCTTTGTTTATTAGTTGAAAAGGTCATGTTCCTACTTTACAAAGGTAAAGGTCTGTCTTAGGatttttatattgttgaatTATGGAAGAAAAACTAGTGtaaacaatgaaaatatatataaactagtatttttttataaagtttgtCAGATCATATATAGTCTACACAAGAAAATGCTATTTATTGACAGAAGAAATAGAATTTGCAATCATTcacaaaacaaatatatcatatgcGCAAAGACAATTTAATGTACCAATGttcaaaattatatgaatttatattctttctAAGAACTTAAGCCTGATGAAGATGTTGTTGCCTGAGTTAAGGGATTTTTACAAACTAAACGCGTGTGCCCTTTCTGATGACATCTGCTACATTCAATTTGACGTATTTCTTCTCCTTTTGACGGTCTTCTATTATATTCTGAAGGACGACCAGAACGTCGTTGTTGCATTTGTGGTGGATTAACAATACGGATATCTTCAGGTTGCACCCATTCGGAAGGATCTCCCAAAGGTTCAACAGCCTGATAGACAACTTTCCAATATTCAgttgagtaatatttatttacccaaGGATAACAATTTAAGAGGTTTTGAAATCTGGCAATTGCCGCAACATGTGCGCATGCTATTTGTGAAAGCTGAAATTTTTTATAGCTGCATTCTTTTGTTGCAAGATTCACTATAGCGACAGATCTACCACTGTTATACACCTCGTATCTATCAACAGTTATTGGTTTGACAATCATATTAGCTGATTTGTGAATATGATTGGCTAACTTTTTTTCAGCCCATGGAGTCAGAGGATGAGTGCAAGTATCtggaaaatattataacattttagaAATCATAAAAATACAGACATTGATGGTTTATACAGATCATATTATGAATAGTAACAATTTAAGGAGGTTTTTACCTGCTATATTGTGACGAgtataaaactatttttgtaATGTCGAACATAGAAATTCAATGAGCATAACCACTGGCAATTTACGTGCATGTCGTGCCAAAGCATTAAACGattcagcaatatttgtggtcataatgTTATATCGAATGCCAGGAAAGTGAGCACGAGCCCACCGTGTGTAGTCAATCCCTTCCAAATAAGCAGCTGCAGTGGGGTTTTCAACTTTAATCATATGCAAAGCCTCCTCAAAATCCTCTGTTCGATAAGCCTTCGTCGCTCTCTAAAATAATccttctatatgttttgtttgcttgTATCGAGCAcacatatttctttttatatgatgGTTACACTAGCCATGATGTGCATTAGGAAACACCTGTCTCACAGAACGAGTGATAACATGGTGTTTGTCTGAGATGATTGCTAGATTAGTGAGATCGTTGATACATCTGTGTAACGCTCGGAGAAACAAGGTCCAAGTCATTGTTTCCTCCCTTCCGCCAACTCCGAACGtaattggataaatttgattattttcgtCCTTGCCCACAGCAATAAAAAGTGTACCCCAATATTGACCTTTCAAAAATActccatcaatacaaataactggATAAAAATACTGACGGAATGCTCTGATAGAGCAACctaaagatatgaaaacaaattgaaatcgATTGTCTGAGTCAGTTTCAATTTCTGTAATAGTACCAGGGTTTCGTTGTTGAagattataacaaaatattggtAATAATCTAAATGACTCTTCCGGTGAACCTTTAATTTCGTTCAATGCCCAATTCTTTACACGCCAAGCTTGtgcataagatatatcaatttgaaacctATCTGTCATATCTGTTATAATTTCCTTTGGCCTATACACACGATCCCCAGTAGTAAATAAGTTCTATAAGATTTTTCCAAGTGCCCTTTTACCTGCTTGCCTGTGGTGAGGCCTTATGATATCGCGAGGACAAGTATGTGTTCCTAATTTTTGTAATacaaatatattgttattactTAACTTAACTTCTCCCGCTTTCCATTTGCATTATTGATGTAAACATTTTATATCCCATCTTTTCTTATTTGAACTCGAGACTTTGAATTGATAGCCATTTTCTATTGCATCTTTATATAATGTAtcttttaaaacttgtttagatgCAAACTGGTCTGTCACTTTGAATTTGCCGCCTGATGGTGCAACAGTATGGACCGtaattccttcattttcaaTATCTCTATACGGTTCTGGATCACCAAAAAATGGATTGCAAACAACTACACGTTCAGGTGTTGTCACTAACGTATCAACCCTTgcatcatcaacaacatcatcacACATTTCCGCACAATTATAATCTCTATCACTGTCGTTGTCACAACCAcaatattcatcttcttcctgaGGGTTAATATCATGCACGAGAGGTAAATCATCTGTTTGATAACAGCCTTCAAGTGTACCCCATATTGGTTCTGGGCCTCTTTCACCATATGCTAAGTCTTGAGAAAAAGGATTCCAACCAATATCATTCTCAATACCATCTGTATTTATCCAGCTACTTCCTGGTACACTCTCTGGTACtgtatatatgttatccatGGAATGAACTTCGGTTGATGGATTCTGTTGAATCCCTTGATGAATCTCTTAATGAGTCTCTTGACCTTGATGAATCTCTTGATGAGTGTCTTGACCTGGTTGTGAATGTTGCTGGTAATTATGTCGAAATTCATTTTGCTGTAAAAC harbors:
- the LOC123193152 gene encoding uncharacterized protein LOC123193152 translates to MDNIYTVPESVPGSSWINTDGIENDIGWNPFSQDLAYGERGPEPIWGTLEGCYQTDDLPLVHDINPQEEDEYCGCDNDSDRDYNCAEMCDDVVDDARVDTLVTTPERVVVCNPFFGDPEPYRDIENEGITVHTVAPSGGKFKVTDQPKEIITDMTDRFQIDISYAQAWRVKNWALNEIKGSPEESFRLLPIFCYNLQQRNPGTITEIETDSDNRFQFVFISLGCSIRAFRQYFYPVICIDGVFLKGQYWGTLFIAVGKDENNQIYPITFGVGGREETMTWTLFLRALHRCINDLTNLAIISDKHHVITRSVRQRATKAYRTEDFEEALHMIKVENPTAAAYLEGIDYTRWARAHFPGIRYNIMTTNIAESFNALARHAHTCTHPLTPWAEKKLANHIHKSANMIVKPITVDRYEVYNSGRSVAIVNLATKECSYKKFQLSQIACAHVAAIARFQNLLNCYPWVNKYYSTEYWKVVYQAVEPLGDPSEWVQPEDIRIVNPPQMQQRRSGRPSEYNRRPSKGEEIRQIECSRCHQKGHTRLVCKNPLTQATTSSSGLSS